The genome window TAAAAGGCAATCTTTTGCGAATATTTGAATCCCTAAGATCAGATGTCACAAGCCTAGGAATATCCGAACCTTTTATATCGCTGCATGCTCTCAGTCGAAATGATGTTTTGCCATCTCGCAAAGATTTACCGACTTCCGAACTCACTCGCAAATATGGCAGGCCTAAACCGCCGCAATTTGCCGAATACGGTTTCGCCGAATCCTTGCAGCTTTCGATAACCATTTTCAAATAGTCTTCGGATGGAATAATTTGCTTTGGATATTCCCTTTTAAGTTTGCGAATTTCCATTATCGATCTTTCTATGGTCTTCCTGTCGTTTTTTACAGCAGCAAGTCCGACTACTGGAGAACGAAAAGTGAACTCCAAACCCGAATCATATTTTTCCCGCTTATAAATAAGCGGGCACAAACTGAAAGATCCTCCCGTCTTTGCGACTTTAAGAGCAATTTCGGCAAGATTCGCGCCGTTTATTTTATTTACCGCGCAATTCGCTCTTACCCAGCAATGTTCGCTAAATTCCTCAAGCGCTTTCCAGCCGGCAATGCTTTTTTTTACCATTCCCGTATCTATTCCGGCACTTAGCAATTCATCGCATTGTTCGAGCGTATAATTTATACTCACTGCCAAACCGCCTTTTTCTTGGGAAAGTTCCGGTTTGATCCTTTGCAGAGCATCGCGCGATATCGCATTAGTAAGAATGGCAAATCTTTTTATTTCTTTTTGCCGATTTAAATACTCAAGCGCCGCCGGAAGATCCCTATACAGCAAAGGTTCTCCGCCAATGAATTCCAAATTTTGGACGCCGGCGCATATCAGATCGTCTATGCAGCTAATAACAAATTCTATTTTAGGATGTTGGTAGCCTGCCGTGATTTTATTTCTAACCTGGCACCCTTCGCATTCCAAATTGCAATCGGTTATCAATTCCCATTGGCAAAATTTAAACTTGGCTTGAATATTATTTTTTTCCATTAATTCACCTCGTCATATATCACAACAAATTTCCTTTACTGGTTATTCCCATCCATCTATCGCCGGCATCGCCTACGACCGGCTTGCCTGAATCAAGATAAATCACGTATCCCTTTTCATTTAAACCGATGTTTGTCCCGGTAAAACCGACAATATTTTTTACATCCGGATGGTTATCCCGAAGTGCCTTTAATCCATCCTTTGATGCAACTCCGAATATACAGGTTATATCTTTAAATCCGCGTTTTTTAAGCTCTTGGATCGT of bacterium contains these proteins:
- a CDS encoding 4Fe-4S cluster-binding domain-containing protein codes for the protein MEKNNIQAKFKFCQWELITDCNLECEGCQVRNKITAGYQHPKIEFVISCIDDLICAGVQNLEFIGGEPLLYRDLPAALEYLNRQKEIKRFAILTNAISRDALQRIKPELSQEKGGLAVSINYTLEQCDELLSAGIDTGMVKKSIAGWKALEEFSEHCWVRANCAVNKINGANLAEIALKVAKTGGSFSLCPLIYKREKYDSGLEFTFRSPVVGLAAVKNDRKTIERSIMEIRKLKREYPKQIIPSEDYLKMVIESCKDSAKPYSANCGGLGLPYLRVSSEVGKSLRDGKTSFRLRACSDIKGSDIPRLVTSDLRDSNIRKRLPFIYQSDAEVKKCCEREGCVWSVTHLLAPKALL